A genome region from Cucurbita pepo subsp. pepo cultivar mu-cu-16 chromosome LG02, ASM280686v2, whole genome shotgun sequence includes the following:
- the LOC111788845 gene encoding protein S-acyltransferase 8-like isoform X3: MSLLVTILLITVPVIIFCAFVARHLRHKFSSYNAGYAILVVAVVFSIYVLVLLFLTSARDPGIIPRNSHPPEDEIRFESSVSADVGGRQTPSYQFPKTKEVIVNGFPVRVKYCDTCMLYRPPRCSHCSICNNCVEHFDHHCPWVGQCIGLRNYRYFFMFVSSSTLLCMYVFAMSALYIKVLMDQYESTVWKAMKESPASVVLMAYCFVSLWFVGGLTGFHLYLIATNQTTYENFRYRGDNRVNIFNRGCVNNFLEVFCSKVKPSRNNFRAFVQEEAPRPQVLPQLPRLAADDLASHPRSKVEDDLDIGEDLLKISQRRNIDEISEDIRSRGSNVPPLNVPETEPVIESDHHQAATIRSDNRHSSWGRRSGSWEIATEVFANSNVTESRSYVASKEAFQ; the protein is encoded by the exons AT GTCGCTGCTTGTGACAATATTGCTGATTACAGTTCCAGTTATCATCTTTTGTGCATTTGTTGCAAGACATCTTCGACACAAGTTTTCATCATATAATGCAGGATATGCCATTTTGGTGGTCGCAGTTGTTTTTTCTATATAT GTGCTGGTTCTTCTTTTCCTTACTTCAGCCCGGGACCCAGGAATTATTCCTCGCAACTCGCATCCTCCAGAGGATGAAATCCGTTTTGAGTCTTCAGTATCAGCTGACGTTGGGGGAAGGCAAACTCCAAGCTACCAGTTTCCTAAGACAAAAGAAGTTATTGTAAATGGGTTCCCAGTAAGAGTAAAGTATTGTGACACGTGTATGCTATATCGTCCTCCACGTTGCTCCCATTGCTCTATTTGCAACAATTGTGTGGAACACTTCGATCATCACTGCCCTTGGGTGGGGCAATGTATTGGACTG CGGAACTATCGTTACTTCTTTATGTTTGTATCTTCATCAACACTTCTTTGCATGTACGTGTTTGCAATGTCAGCATTATATATCAAGGTTCTGATGGATCAATATGAGAGCACGGTTTGGAAGGCAATGAAAGAATCACCTGCGTCAGTGGTATTAATGGCCTACTGCTTTGTCTCTCTTTGGTTTGTTGGTGGGCTAACTGGCTTCCATTTGTATCTTATTGCCACAAATCAG ACAACCTACGAAAATTTTCGGTATAGAGGTGACAATAGGGTCAATATTTTCAACCGGGGTTGTGTGAATAATTTTCTTGAAGTATTTTGctcaaaagtaaagccatcaAGGAACAATTTTCGGGCTTTTGTTCAAGAGGAGGCGCCAAGGCCTCAAGTTCTTCCTCAGTTGCCCCGTCTTGCAGCAGATGATTTGGCTTCACATCCACGTTCGAAGGTTGAAGACGATCTCGACATAGGTGAAGACTTATTGAAGATCTCCCAACGCCGTAACATCGATGAAATCTCAGAGGACATACGCAGCAGAGGGAGTAATGTGCCACCCCTTAATGTTCCAGAGACGGAGCCTGTTATAGAGTCTGATCATCATCAAGCAGCAACAATTCGGTCAGATAATCGGCATTCAAGTTGGGGAAGAAGAAGCGGTAGCTGGGAAATTGCAACGGAGGTGTTTGCAAACTCGAATGTGACAGAAAGCCGAAGTTACGTAGCGTCGAAGGAAGCATTTCAGTGA
- the LOC111788845 gene encoding protein S-acyltransferase 8-like isoform X1 — translation MYFTVGLLFTFYFFIFLIVILQKFILGGRLIFGPDARSLLVTILLITVPVIIFCAFVARHLRHKFSSYNAGYAILVVAVVFSIYVLVLLFLTSARDPGIIPRNSHPPEDEIRFESSVSADVGGRQTPSYQFPKTKEVIVNGFPVRVKYCDTCMLYRPPRCSHCSICNNCVEHFDHHCPWVGQCIGLRNYRYFFMFVSSSTLLCMYVFAMSALYIKVLMDQYESTVWKAMKESPASVVLMAYCFVSLWFVGGLTGFHLYLIATNQTTYENFRYRGDNRVNIFNRGCVNNFLEVFCSKVKPSRNNFRAFVQEEAPRPQVLPQLPRLAADDLASHPRSKVEDDLDIGEDLLKISQRRNIDEISEDIRSRGSNVPPLNVPETEPVIESDHHQAATIRSDNRHSSWGRRSGSWEIATEVFANSNVTESRSYVASKEAFQ, via the exons ATGTACTTCACTGTTGGTTtacttttcactttttatttttttatttttttaattgtgatTTTGCAGAAGTTTATCCTTGGTGGAAGACTAATATTTGGGCCTGATGCTAGGTCGCTGCTTGTGACAATATTGCTGATTACAGTTCCAGTTATCATCTTTTGTGCATTTGTTGCAAGACATCTTCGACACAAGTTTTCATCATATAATGCAGGATATGCCATTTTGGTGGTCGCAGTTGTTTTTTCTATATAT GTGCTGGTTCTTCTTTTCCTTACTTCAGCCCGGGACCCAGGAATTATTCCTCGCAACTCGCATCCTCCAGAGGATGAAATCCGTTTTGAGTCTTCAGTATCAGCTGACGTTGGGGGAAGGCAAACTCCAAGCTACCAGTTTCCTAAGACAAAAGAAGTTATTGTAAATGGGTTCCCAGTAAGAGTAAAGTATTGTGACACGTGTATGCTATATCGTCCTCCACGTTGCTCCCATTGCTCTATTTGCAACAATTGTGTGGAACACTTCGATCATCACTGCCCTTGGGTGGGGCAATGTATTGGACTG CGGAACTATCGTTACTTCTTTATGTTTGTATCTTCATCAACACTTCTTTGCATGTACGTGTTTGCAATGTCAGCATTATATATCAAGGTTCTGATGGATCAATATGAGAGCACGGTTTGGAAGGCAATGAAAGAATCACCTGCGTCAGTGGTATTAATGGCCTACTGCTTTGTCTCTCTTTGGTTTGTTGGTGGGCTAACTGGCTTCCATTTGTATCTTATTGCCACAAATCAG ACAACCTACGAAAATTTTCGGTATAGAGGTGACAATAGGGTCAATATTTTCAACCGGGGTTGTGTGAATAATTTTCTTGAAGTATTTTGctcaaaagtaaagccatcaAGGAACAATTTTCGGGCTTTTGTTCAAGAGGAGGCGCCAAGGCCTCAAGTTCTTCCTCAGTTGCCCCGTCTTGCAGCAGATGATTTGGCTTCACATCCACGTTCGAAGGTTGAAGACGATCTCGACATAGGTGAAGACTTATTGAAGATCTCCCAACGCCGTAACATCGATGAAATCTCAGAGGACATACGCAGCAGAGGGAGTAATGTGCCACCCCTTAATGTTCCAGAGACGGAGCCTGTTATAGAGTCTGATCATCATCAAGCAGCAACAATTCGGTCAGATAATCGGCATTCAAGTTGGGGAAGAAGAAGCGGTAGCTGGGAAATTGCAACGGAGGTGTTTGCAAACTCGAATGTGACAGAAAGCCGAAGTTACGTAGCGTCGAAGGAAGCATTTCAGTGA
- the LOC111788845 gene encoding protein S-acyltransferase 8-like isoform X2, with amino-acid sequence MANRVYQLWKGSNKFILGGRLIFGPDARSLLVTILLITVPVIIFCAFVARHLRHKFSSYNAGYAILVVAVVFSIYVLVLLFLTSARDPGIIPRNSHPPEDEIRFESSVSADVGGRQTPSYQFPKTKEVIVNGFPVRVKYCDTCMLYRPPRCSHCSICNNCVEHFDHHCPWVGQCIGLRNYRYFFMFVSSSTLLCMYVFAMSALYIKVLMDQYESTVWKAMKESPASVVLMAYCFVSLWFVGGLTGFHLYLIATNQTTYENFRYRGDNRVNIFNRGCVNNFLEVFCSKVKPSRNNFRAFVQEEAPRPQVLPQLPRLAADDLASHPRSKVEDDLDIGEDLLKISQRRNIDEISEDIRSRGSNVPPLNVPETEPVIESDHHQAATIRSDNRHSSWGRRSGSWEIATEVFANSNVTESRSYVASKEAFQ; translated from the exons ATGGCGAATCGCGTCTACCAACTCTGGAAAGGAAGTAAT AAGTTTATCCTTGGTGGAAGACTAATATTTGGGCCTGATGCTAGGTCGCTGCTTGTGACAATATTGCTGATTACAGTTCCAGTTATCATCTTTTGTGCATTTGTTGCAAGACATCTTCGACACAAGTTTTCATCATATAATGCAGGATATGCCATTTTGGTGGTCGCAGTTGTTTTTTCTATATAT GTGCTGGTTCTTCTTTTCCTTACTTCAGCCCGGGACCCAGGAATTATTCCTCGCAACTCGCATCCTCCAGAGGATGAAATCCGTTTTGAGTCTTCAGTATCAGCTGACGTTGGGGGAAGGCAAACTCCAAGCTACCAGTTTCCTAAGACAAAAGAAGTTATTGTAAATGGGTTCCCAGTAAGAGTAAAGTATTGTGACACGTGTATGCTATATCGTCCTCCACGTTGCTCCCATTGCTCTATTTGCAACAATTGTGTGGAACACTTCGATCATCACTGCCCTTGGGTGGGGCAATGTATTGGACTG CGGAACTATCGTTACTTCTTTATGTTTGTATCTTCATCAACACTTCTTTGCATGTACGTGTTTGCAATGTCAGCATTATATATCAAGGTTCTGATGGATCAATATGAGAGCACGGTTTGGAAGGCAATGAAAGAATCACCTGCGTCAGTGGTATTAATGGCCTACTGCTTTGTCTCTCTTTGGTTTGTTGGTGGGCTAACTGGCTTCCATTTGTATCTTATTGCCACAAATCAG ACAACCTACGAAAATTTTCGGTATAGAGGTGACAATAGGGTCAATATTTTCAACCGGGGTTGTGTGAATAATTTTCTTGAAGTATTTTGctcaaaagtaaagccatcaAGGAACAATTTTCGGGCTTTTGTTCAAGAGGAGGCGCCAAGGCCTCAAGTTCTTCCTCAGTTGCCCCGTCTTGCAGCAGATGATTTGGCTTCACATCCACGTTCGAAGGTTGAAGACGATCTCGACATAGGTGAAGACTTATTGAAGATCTCCCAACGCCGTAACATCGATGAAATCTCAGAGGACATACGCAGCAGAGGGAGTAATGTGCCACCCCTTAATGTTCCAGAGACGGAGCCTGTTATAGAGTCTGATCATCATCAAGCAGCAACAATTCGGTCAGATAATCGGCATTCAAGTTGGGGAAGAAGAAGCGGTAGCTGGGAAATTGCAACGGAGGTGTTTGCAAACTCGAATGTGACAGAAAGCCGAAGTTACGTAGCGTCGAAGGAAGCATTTCAGTGA